TGTGGGGCGGGGGGAGGAACAAGTATGTATGTGAGGAGGTCCCAGGTCCCCTCACATCTCCTGCCCTTTTTCCCTTACATCTCccacccttttcccctcacatctCTCGCCCTTTCCCCCCTCACATCTCccacccttttcccctcacatttctctcccttttcccctcacatttctcgcccttttcccctcacatttctcgcccttttcccctcacatttctcgcccttttcccctcacatttcccaccattttcccctcacatttctcgcccttttcccctcacatttctcgcccttttcccctcacatttctcgcccttttcccctcacatttctcGCCCTTTTCCCCTCACGTTTCTCGCCCTTTTCCCCTCAcgtttctctccctttcccccctcacATTTCTTGCCCTTTCCCCCTCACATTTCTTGCCCTTTCCCCCTCACATTTCTTGcccttttccccctcacatttctctccctttcccccctcacATTTCTCGCCCTTTCCCCCTCAcatctctccctttccccctcacatttctctcccttttccactcccatttctctccctttccccctcacatttctctccctttccccctcacatttctctcccttttccccctcacttCTCCCGCCCTTTCCCCCCTcacatttctctccctttcccccctcacGTTTCCCgcccttttcccccctcacatttcccgcccttttcccccctcacgTTTCCCgcccttttcccccctcacgtttcccacccttttcccccctcacgTTTCCCGCCCTTTTCCCCCTCACGTTTCCCgcccttttcccccctcatgTTTCTTACCCCTTTCGTCTCAGGGTCCCTTTGATTTATAGCCTTAAAACGCTATCCAAGAGGCATTTTTGCCTCAATTTAATCCTTAAAGTAATGGAAAAGGAGAGtaaaactgggatttggggcaaAACAGTGGAATTTGAGGCAAACCAGCAGGACTCTGGAGTAAAGCAGCAGGATTTGCCGTAAACCCGGGATTTTAGGGTAAGCCAGCAGGATTTTGGAATAAagcagtgggatttggggtaCCTCAGAGACCCCGAGATCTGATATCCACAGACACTCCAAGCCCCCCCCGAGCTCCCCTAAAGTCCCCGCTGCCCCCTCAGAGCCACTATAGGGACCCCAAAggccccccagagccccccaggcccctccGATGGCCCCCCAGAGCCTTCCAAAGCcccccacagacaccccatGAAGACCCCCGAGACCCCCAGAGCTGGTGCCTTTATTGAGGAGGGGACACACGccggggggacacacacacatgggggggtgtcccccccacaccccccaatTTTGGGGGGGTCAGTGGTCCCCCTGCCACCAGTGGTAGAGCTGGTCCGTGAGGATCCCGGTGTAGGTGACCACGGCCGCTGAGCCCTGTTCGTACGCGACCCTGCGGGTGCACAGGGGGGTAGACACTGGGGCTTTTGGGGTGTCCCcggggagggggtttggggcttttttggagggggggttCCTTACCGGATCCGCTGCTGGGCCGCGGGGAGGCTGAGGCGCTCCAGGAGGTTCTCGGCCGCCGAGCCCACCTGGCCCAGATACCCTCGGAGATGGGTCAGGGGGCCCGGGGGGTGCGAGGGGGGCGGCGTGGGGGGGGCAGCGGTGGTGGCTGTGGGGGGACGGGGTGAGAcggggggcttgggggggcttggggggtgatgggggggtGAGATGggctggggggtttggggtgtgggatggaggggctggggaggccTGGGGGGGTAgaggtgcagagctgggggttgATGGGAGGATTGGGGCAGTTCTGGGGAGTTGGAGCTGGGTTGGGGTCCCGacgggggggtttggggtgcagtGCAGGCGTGCTTGTGTTCCCTCGGGGGTGATCAGGGTGCTGCAGGGTGTTGAGGTGCTGGGGGGATTGGAGGGGGTGGGTTGGGAGCTTGGGGGGGCATTTGGGGTGCTTggagggggggtt
The nucleotide sequence above comes from Chiroxiphia lanceolata isolate bChiLan1 unplaced genomic scaffold, bChiLan1.pri scaffold_73_arrow_ctg1, whole genome shotgun sequence. Encoded proteins:
- the APOC2 gene encoding apolipoprotein C-II; protein product: MGVSAGGGTRSGPTTTGHSMARAPPGLMAASLLLLLLLLCSATTAAPPTPPPSHPPGPLTHLRGYLGQVGSAAENLLERLSLPAAQQRIRVAYEQGSAAVVTYTGILTDQLYHWWQGDH